A genomic segment from Nicotiana sylvestris chromosome 1, ASM39365v2, whole genome shotgun sequence encodes:
- the LOC104240795 gene encoding short-chain dehydrogenase reductase 3b-like, with product MANKLRLEGKVAVITGAASGIGETTARLFVEHGARVVIADIQDELGHQVVASIGTDKASYRHCDVTDEKQVEDTVVYAVEKYGTLDIMFSNAGTLGTLGTILDMDMTVFDRTMAINARGSALAVKHAARVMVTKKIQGSIICTASLEAILAGAAPLAYVASKHAILGVVKAAARELGQHGIRVNCVSPYGIATPMVCKTFGGDAAPIEASISGNANLKGITLSTKHIAEAALFLASDESAYVSAHNLAVDGGLSSIMKLD from the exons ATGGCAAATAAGCTCAG GTTGGAGGGTAAAGTAGCTGTAATAACTGGTGCTGCAAGTGGCATTGGTGAAACAACTGCAAGATTGTTCGTGGAACATGGGGCGCGTGTAGTCATTGCTGACATTCAAGATGAACTTGGCCATCAAGTAGTGGCTTCAATCGGGACCGACAAGGCCAGTTACCGCCACTGCGACGTCACTGACGAGAAACAAGTTGAGGACACTGTTGTCTACGCTGTCGAAAAATACGGTACCCTTGATATCATGTTCAGCAATGCCGGCACCCTTGGCACTCTCGGTACCATTCTCGACATGGATATGACGGTATTCGATAGAACAATGGCTATTAACGCAAGAGGATCGGCGTTAGCCGTCAAGCACGCAGCTAGAGTCATGGTAACTAAAAAAATCCAAGGCTCCATCATATGCACGGCCAGCTTAGAGGCTATTTTAGCGGGTGCAGCTCCGTTAGCCTACGTGGCATCGAAACACGCCATCCTAGGCGTGGTGAAAGCGGCTGCGCGTGAGCTGGGACAACATGGAATTAGGGTGAATTGTGTATCGCCTTATGGCATTGCGACGCCAATGGTATGCAAAACGTTCGGCGGGGATGCCGCCCCTATTGAAGCTTCAATATCTGGAAATGCTAACTTGAAAGGTATTACATTGAGCACAAAGCATATTGCAGAAGCAGCACTTTTCTTGGCGTCGGATGAGTCGGCTTACGTTAGTGCTCATAATTTGGCTGTCGATGGTGGCCTAAGTTCTATTATGAAGCTAGATTAA